The Cutaneotrichosporon cavernicola HIS019 DNA, chromosome: 3 region ACAACCACCACACATTCAACTTGTTGACCGCGTGGTTGAAGCGTGGCTACCCTGGCCATGCAAGCCCTGCATTTCCAGCATCCCCTCTGCACGCGTCTCTTGATGCCACCAGGACCCGGTTGGAACGTTGGAACACGACGTGAGATCTTGTCACAACTACTTGAACAACTCGCTCACACATCACATCACACATCCCATCGTCATTTCACCACTCCTCACAGCCCTCCCGTGAAGCTCATCGGTCAACCCTATTTCTCTCTGCCCGCgccccccctcctcctcctgccgCTCCCCGTCATCCAAGCCTCATCATGCCGCCAAtttccttcctccctttCCTACAAACTGTGCCATGGGGCACACGCGTCTTAACCGCGCTCCTCATCTTTGCCTCCCTCACGCAGTTCGTCCTTTCCTCGATCGTTCGTGAAAACTCGTCCGTCTTGCCCTCATATGGACACGAACTACCCTGGCTGGTACTGGTCCCAAAGACGAGTTGGAAGTTTCCATGGACCCTCCTCACATCTGGCTTCGTCGAGCTGAATCTCATCGAGGTGAGCAAACACAACTCCGACAATCCCATCACCATCGGTCCTACTTGCTGACATGGTCTGCAGCTCGTCTTCTCTCTTGTCACGGTCCCTCTGGCATGTCGTTATCTGGAACGACTCTGGGGCATCCGAGAGCTCGCTCGATTCACATGCGTGGTCATCGTGGCGTCCAACATCATTGCGTTTGGGTTTGCCTGGATCCTCTACATCGTTCTCGGCTCTGATGCGGTCATGTAAGTTGCAGCTACTGCAGGGATCGACTGACAGTATAGCGCAGGCTTGCCGTTCCATGGCCTGTCTGCTCTTCAGTCAGGCATTCTGGTGGCGTTTACGCAGATCATCCCAGAGCACCAGATTCAGCTTTTCGGTGTTCTGAAAGCGCGAGTCAAGGTGAGTGTGGGGTTTCATGACATGTTAGCGTCGCGCTCATACTAACGCCTTAGACCATCCCTGGCGTCTTCCTTCTCGTCTCCAACGTACTCGTTGTGATCCTTGGACCGTCTCCATACATCCTGATCCAGTTCGGCTTCTTTGTCGCTTGGGTGTACCTACGCTTCTTCAAGCTGTCAGAGAACGGCGAGTATCGAGGTGACAGGAGCGAGACGTTCGCTTTCCAGTACTGGTTCCCTCCTATTGTTCGGTGAGCACAAAATTCGTATATGCGAGGATGAAGCTTACCACCTCAGGCCCTACATTGTCGTCGTTTCCAATCATGTGTTTCACCTCGCGGTGAAGATGCGACTGGTTCAGCCTTGGGAGGACACGATGGGCACGCCCTACGCTGTGCTCCCTGGTCCAGGCGGCGCCAGGgcggaggccgagcgccgacgGTCAGTGCCTCATTCTGCGACATCTAACTGATTCTCCAGTGAGCTGGCCTTGAGGGCTCTTGATGCTCGTTTGGCCACTtcgtcgccggcgccaccgGCTCCACCTACGACAACGCAAACCCCGGGCACCACCACCGAACCCGCACCCGAAGGTTCTAACACTCAGTAGTTGGCAGGTGGAAGCCTCGGGTTCGAACCCTTACGTTGACTGGAGGAGAT contains the following coding sequences:
- a CDS encoding uncharacterized protein (DUF1751-domain-containing protein), which codes for MPPISFLPFLQTVPWGTRVLTALLIFASLTQFVLSSIVRENSSVLPSYGHELPWLVLVPKTSWKFPWTLLTSGFVELNLIELVFSLVTVPLACRYLERLWGIRELARFTCVVIVASNIIAFGFAWILYIVLGSDAVIAGLPFHGLSALQSGILVAFTQIIPEHQIQLFGVLKARVKTIPGVFLLVSNVLVVILGPSPYILIQFGFFVAWVYLRFFKLSENGEYRGDRSETFAFQYWFPPIVRPYIVVVSNHVFHLAVKMRLVQPWEDTMGTPYAVLPGPGGARAEAERRRELALRALDARLATSSPAPPAPPTTTQTPGTTTEPAPEGSNTQ